From the Centropristis striata isolate RG_2023a ecotype Rhode Island chromosome 5, C.striata_1.0, whole genome shotgun sequence genome, the window GAATTCATTATACAGCAATTAAAACCACCACGTGTTATTAATCCTCTGAACCCCAGGCTGTTTGAGGGCGTTTTTTGCTCGTTACATttcactcactgtggccttgtatgtCAGTGCAATATACACGTCAAAAATGTCTTCTGTGCAGTTTAACACCATTAGAATGGCAACATATGTTTCAGAGGGTTTAATGAGTTAAAACAGCCGGTAagaacatataaataaataggctTGTACCGTCAGTGCGAGGAGCCCAAGCATGGCCAGTGGGTAGCCCAAGTTTCTCTGCCATGGGGACGCTTTCTGACGCATTTCTGTGAGGAAAGTAGGAAgaataaaagagaagagaaaataacGATAAATAAGCGTATCACAACAAATGACTGAACAGACTGCTTTCACTGTGATTAAATTGTATAGTCAGTCCTTACCCAGGGCAATGCGCTTGCTCTGCACTGTTTGGTAATCTTTTTTCATCGCCTCCATGTTCAGCTTGACCCAGCACGACGTTGGACTGCCACCTGCATAATCAGACAACAAAATatgatgaagaaaaacagtCAGTCCGCAgcttaaaatttaatttatcagATAATGGAAAAGGACTGTGTTCATGGTGGCGCACTCACAGTTCAGTTTCCTGGAGAGCGAGTCTTCCTCAAACGTGGTGCAGCTCAAAGTATCGTCTACATCTTCCAACAGCTGAGGCAGGACAAGAGACATCAGCCAATTAAGAAACTTCAGTTCACCTATTCAAGAGATAgttctgatcttttttttttttttttttttaagtggggttgtatgagctACTTAGCCATATCGaatgtattacctacagtagatggcaacTGACAcaccccagtttggagaactgAAGGTTTACTTTTTTAGTCTAGGTTTTAACAAGTTGTATAtgtctctttatttattgtcttttaccGTTTTAGTCAGACTTTTAACAGacttacatttatttgtatatctGTCTAATTATTTACTGTCTTGTTCTtaattgttatttaatgctgatCTTATTACCACTTTTAATTATGAAGTAGTTTATTGCTTGTATTGTGTGAAGCACtttttgctgcattttattTGGATTacaagtgctatacaaataaagtctgatcaatcaataaaatacaccagactccattgaaaaaaatcagtaattTGACCTCACagaggtaaagcagtgaaaatattctaaatataacagACTTATTTTAGGTGGCACCTTACAGTGCCAGTAATCCTGCCCGCTTTTCCAAATAAGTACATCATACACAAACCCTATCCAAAataatccaaactatccctttaatgtaAAGGCTACTCTGTCCAAAGTTGAAGTATAGCCTGTGACTCACCCGCGGTTTGACCAGTAGGCTGCCTGTGACACTGAACATTCGAGACAACCCAAAGGGAGTGCACACTGAGgagggaaacacacacagatggtgATATGCAAGTGTCATGCTACAGACTTTAGCTGCTTAAGTAGTTGTAATGAGATATACTTACACAAAAGCAGCAACACTCCAAACAGAGAGATGCCCGAGTACAAATAGGGAAGGTAATACTCCCACAGGTCTGAAATGCAGAGGAGAGTACatattaaaaaactgtaaaaacagattaTTACTGAGGGATCTTCAGGTATAATGTGAATCACCGTAGAGGCTCTTCCTGGCGATGTTGTCATGGAGGAGGGCTGATGCCACCCACACGATGCCCAGCACGAGCAGagccagcagcaacagcagcacaaCTGCTTCATACACTCGTGCCATAACCCCCTAAAGAAACAGAGCAGATACTTTGTGATTCAGTTCAGTCATTACTGAATGGTTCTGTAGCCCTAAGGTGCTATTTATGAATTCCAAAAGCTGGTACCTTTCTAGATCCTGCAAATCCCTCCGACTCGGTGAAGAAGTAGGCAAAAGGCATGAGAAAGACCAGGGACAAATTGGAGAAAAGGAAAACTAGGTTCCACAGTCCTGTGAAGAATAAGACGGAGGAAGAGAGATTCCTCATGTTAGTTTTCAGTGCAACATTCATTAGGAATTCAATTTTTAGGGAAGTATTCCGGCAGTACCGCTGTCTACCACTGTGGGGTGTATCCCTACCAAGCAGTGAAGCATGACAAGCCTGGCTACCCAGACACACATCTTCTCATTAACAAGAATGTGCAACAGTCAACTTCCTTGTATGTTCCTTTGGCCAAAAaagctgattctgattctgaaaatgTCATTTGAAGCAACACTAACAGTAATGGAGCCTAAAAGTAAATCAAACTAATTACTTTACATCTTAGtagatcaatttaaaaaaacaacccagcAGCAGTTTGTAACCAGCTGGAGCATGCACTGTGCTGCACACAGCAAGGTCACAGACACTCTATCCATAATAATTATCTGTTTGGACACAGGCCTGTTGTGTATTGATTTGGAGGTTATTAACAGTGATCCTTCAAAAAACCTGATCTAGTTTCAGACAGCAAAAGGTTTTCATGCTTATTAACCATTTGGTTATAAACATTCAGATGTACCGTGGATAAGAGAGCCATTGAGCCACTGCATGTAGTAGCTGTGTGGGAAGGTGAGCAGCACCTCGTTGGACAGAATGGAGATGGGCAGGAGGAGCACGGCACACACTGCAACGGACAGGGTGAACGTACACAGCCACAGCCTGGGGGAAGGAGAGAGACAAGCTATCAGTGAAGTCACTAGTGTTTGTGTTTAGCCGCAGCCTGACAGCACAGCCAAGGTGAAAGGCTACGGTGGCTGAGGTAACGCAGTGCCAGCATGTAGGGACAAAGGGTGCAGTGACACTTCTGCTCAATCATTCACAGTGAGTGATTGAGAACTGATTGCTTTGAGTCAGTTAATCATTACAGATTATTACTTACGCAATTTTGTTGACGGTGGCATCTTCAATATCCTCtgaaagagagcagagaaatgAGAAGAATTTAGTCTTTaacaaaaaggtatttttttagatatatatatatatccaagaGTAGTTTCCACAGACATAGCTAACTTATTTAACAAAGTAATTGAGGAAAGcttaaaataaaagctttttaaaaaatatcttaattagttttatagttaacacaaacacaacaagaacAATTTAGATCCATAAAATCGTCATATATTGTCAgttatacagacacacagatacagaaatGATAAAGCACATATTATGCAACGATACTAGGAGTATTCAGAGAGTGCAAACCTCCACCAAGCCCATGCTCTAATCCGCAATGTAAACAAAAGTGTAAATTGTGGATCTGCTGAATGATTTAGATCCTCTTCAAAAAAAAATGGCCTATGCTACATCCTTTCACCAAGTTTAATGAAAATTGGGCAAGTAGTTTTTCCattatcctgctgacagacatcaaaatgaaccaaaaactTAACCTCCCTGgaaatggtaataataatgatagcaTGCATGTCTAGAacagtgtgtgcacatgtgtgaacAGCATAGATATATAGGGGAAAGGTGTAATGGCAAGAGCCCatatgatgatgaaaaaagtcTTACAGGCCACAGAGTGGGGCGTGAGTGGGGGGCAGGAATGCTAGGACATTCTGTTCAAGCAAGACCAGCCCTCTAGTAAAACCTGACTTACATATGAGGAGGAAACAGTGCAGTATTTAGACTATGAAAGGGACCCATGTGTCACTATGTTCCCAAAACACTCTGCAAAACTCAAAAAACGTGTTAAGAATTATGCAACATGTGATTGCTCTGAGAATGATGTGTGAACTGCTGCATTGCTATGTAACCACAGTGCACACAAAACTGAAATTTACATAAACTCATGAAAATATTGGCAAGAACTTTCTAATATTGAGGTAAGGCCTGAGGAGCAGAAACCAGTTCTCTGCTCCTTACTGTCAAAAACAACTCTGTAGAGAGATATTTCACAATCGGCATTTAGCTTCAGGGCACAACTGTTCTGCTGTTGTTGATGCACAGACAACGTTTATAACTGAGGAGTAATACACAGCAAGTCCTCCCcctcaacaaaaaaagaaaaagaaaaagaaaaaaaagctggcCATCTCCCAGGTTTAAACCCAGCCCAGCTTCAGTGGAGCAGAGAGACCTGGCTAGTTGGATATCCCACATCTGCTTCCAATAGTGGAGAGTTATTGGATTTATTATGTAACTGGCAGCCTGGTCACCATGCAGAACTTAAAACATCCTCTTAGCTTTAATAATAGAGAACATATTATAGATCCAAGTGAATGAGGGGTGTTGCacagttttacattttcaatgctGTGTTGACCAAAACATATTTTCCTACATTGTTCAAACAGATTAAGCcagtttcatgtatttttttgtttgcacagtatgagcttgttgaaaaaaaaaaaatgtcttttgagaTGCTTTTAGGCCGAGTAGAGGGGCCTGGAGCTACAACGCCAaagtctgtttttcttgtagcAACATTCTTCACCGCCCCTCCGCCACCCTGATCCACAGGGATACTTCATGAAGAGGTGGTTACATGTTACAAAACACGCTGTCTGCACGTCTGGAATGCTCCAGTCAAGGTCCAGAGTTGAAATTTGCAATCCTGGCAGTTTGTTAACATAAGCAATATTCACATGTTTACAAGTAAACATAGAAAACAGATATTATACAAATCTAAAAATGTCTgcacataaaatatatacatttatttttttaagtatgaTGGCATTGAGTTTGTAAAATAggtgatatttattttcatttatgttcccaaaaaaaataaataagagcaTTTACTCAAAACAGAACATAGTGTTCGAAACAACTcctgtgcttgcttgcaaaagcttGGCCTAAATACTGTGCAGACAAAAATCCAAAATCCTGATGTAATCAGTATACCCGTCAACACCATCAATTCCCCCTTCGGCGATGCACCTTAAGCCTTTGAGGGGAATCTTTCTCACAGAGCAGTCTTTGTGTGGTGCACCTGTTAAAATCCATGACACAAGTGATTTAAGACTCACCTGTAACAAACTCGGCAGTCTTCTTGAAATGGGTAAGTATGAGGTAGGACACTATGTAGAGGCATGTAAACAGGAGTACACAGATCTgcagaagagacagaaaaaaaggattgTGTTATTACTTCTTCTGCTTGTTTACACTGCTAATTTCATAAAGGAAGCACAGCCttgtaaacaaactgtcatGTTCTGCCCAATACTACTGATGAGTAACACATTTATTTAGGTTGGCTCATATCTCTGATTTAGTATATCCTGATCGGTCTGAGAGTGGGGGTGGATATGTGGCACACGTACCAAAAACATCCAGAAGAGATAGAGAAGACATAGCAAGATTAGAGAAGATGACGAGTAGACGGTTTTGGCTGCCACATATTTGTTCTTCATAGAATATTCAGTTctcaacaattttttttcactatgCTGCCAAAGTCAAGAGAAACAGATGGGAGTCTGAAGATTACCAGTTTATTCCAGCGAAGAGTGAAATGGGCGACAGTGATAAACTAGGAGGGATTAAGGATGGTAAAAGAAAGAAGGCTTAATACCAGTGATGGATCGACCCCATACTGCTTGTAAAGATCATTGTCTGACATTACACTAATGCCACCAACAAATTTAAGCTAAACCTACACTCACTCAGCAATCTGTTGTCTGGCAAAGCTCCCAACATTTCACCCAAAGGACTGAACTAAATCCCTTGTATGGCCATCACACCAAACACAAGTGAGTACTCATGAGTTATATGAAAAGTCCCACCAAAAATGTATCTGCACATCTTTCAGATAACCTCTCTTTTCACTTCATGCAACACATTTGACAGTCGGCAAACAACAAGCCATTACTCAGACACATGAATGAATGCTCAGATATTTGTCAATTGTGTGAACCCGTCAGGACAAAAACAAAGTCGTTGTCAcagcaaacaaaaagacagacacaTGCCAAATACATCTGCGCACAATGCCAAACTTGTGTTTCAACAATGAGTGTACAATAAAATCGGTGTGGTAGCGGATGTGTTCACTCCTTAATGTGCAATGAATAGGAAAGCTGAGGGGAAATTAAAAAACTAACCATGTGGGTGTTTTGTGGGACAGTGGCTGTTAAGTACCTCTCTGAGCAAAACGATCACCTTCCTACATTTcaatacatttgtatttttaaaaggaatctgtaaaaaaaacaaaatcttgtTGTTATATGTTGTTTAATGTTATTTGATGGTAAGTGCTCGGCAACTGTCagtgccagactttttacaggttttttttaacaatttctttttgcaagttttactgtaagaaa encodes:
- the lmbr1l gene encoding limb region 1 homolog-like protein translates to METDDVSVREQLFHNRVRETIICVLLFTCLYIVSYLILTHFKKTAEFVTEDIEDATVNKIALWLCTFTLSVAVCAVLLLPISILSNEVLLTFPHSYYMQWLNGSLIHGLWNLVFLFSNLSLVFLMPFAYFFTESEGFAGSRKGVMARVYEAVVLLLLLALLVLGIVWVASALLHDNIARKSLYDLWEYYLPYLYSGISLFGVLLLLLCTPFGLSRMFSVTGSLLVKPRLLEDVDDTLSCTTFEEDSLSRKLNCGSPTSCWVKLNMEAMKKDYQTVQSKRIALEMRQKASPWQRNLGYPLAMLGLLALTVMCVLMVCFNVLELLLDETAMPRGMEDPHLGMASFSMFGLLGAAVQVVLILYLMVSSVVGFYSSPLFTGLLPRAQDTNLTQMIANCVSLLILSSALPVFSRTLGITRFDLLGDFGRFNWLGNFYIVFMYNMMFAGLTSASLIKTVTWAVQRELIRAFGLHRLPLTVSRSTVPFRLLLASGLSKIQ